The DNA segment AGGCTCCTTAATAATTAATACTCCAGTTTTGTTTGTCCAAAATGGTGCAGTCATATCAGCTACAACTCTGGCAAATAGTCAAGGTAATGGGGGAAATATTACAATAAAAGCCTCTGATTTTATAGAAATAAGCGGAAGTTCGCCAATTGGTCAATTCCCTAGTGGCTTGTTTGCTCGCAGTCGAGGTAGTGGCAATGCAGGTTCTATATTAATTACTACAGGTCAACTTAATGTGCGCGATCGCGCTACAGTTACAGTGGACGCATTGGGTACAGGGAATGCTGGCAGAATAGAAATTAATGCCCGCGAAATTCGCCTTGATGGTAAAGCAAATTTGAATGCTACAACTCGATCAGGTAATGGTGGTGATATCAATTTGCAAATAGATGACCAACTACTTTTACGCCGTGCTAGTTTCATCTCTACTAGAGCAGGTACTACAAGCGGCAGTGGTAATGGCGGTAATATTCTTATTAATATTCCCAATGGCTTTATCGTTGCCGTTCCTGGTGAAAATAGTGACATTACAGCTAATGCTTTTAAAGGCCAAGGTGGTAAAGTTAGCATCAATGCCTTTAGCGTTTTTGGCATAGAGTTTCGAGAAAAAGAGAATCCACTCACCAACGACATCACCGCTAGTTCTGAATTTGGGCTAAACGGTACAGTCGAAATCGATACCCCAGAAGTTCAACCCGACCAAGGACTAATTAATTTACCAACACAACCTGTTGAATCCCGGCTAGCCCAAGTCTGTCAAGCGGTTGCAGGACAAAATCAAGACAGTTTTATCATCACCGGGCGTGGTGGTTTGCCAAACAACCCTAATGAACTCCTTTATTCTGATGCTGTTCTTACAGATTGGGTATCTGTAAGTAATGTAGAAACAATCCCCAATTCTCCTATCAGCAAAAGCATCTCTACTCCAACCCAAACTAATATTGTAGAAGCTACGGGATGGGTAATCAGCCCTCAAGGTGAAGTTGTCCTCACTGTGAATACACCCAACACAAAATCACCTAACTCTTGGCAAAAAACTAGTACTTGTAATTCTTAATCTGTATGAGTCTACGGTTAGGCTTACGCCTACGTAATTAAGAAAATCGGATTCCAACTTGGTGAGTTGAGAGAATTGATATCAACTGACAAATGACAACTGACACATCATTGCAAAATATACTAATAGGTTAAAAAATATGACCCAAAGCTATGTCTATGGGATATTTGCCGTTTTGAAATTGTTGATATAAACTGAATTCTCGGTTTATATCAAGGATTTATCCAAAAATGACAACTATACAGACTATTTGTCCAAAAGCAGCTAAAAAATCGGACAAAAAAAGACAACAATCTTTTATGAGTATGGATATCGGCACTCCTAGAGTACCTTTACGTAAAGCTAAAAAAATTAAACAGGAATATGAGTTGTTAAGCGACTGGAACCACGCTAGTTAATTGGTGATTTCACCTCCACTGACATAGTTGAGATACAGGTGTCATCCGAGGGCGGTTGTATTGATAGAATCCCTCAAGATTTAGTAAAGCTTGGCGATAAATAATCCACTGCACAGCATCCTCATGATTGGCAGTACTAATGAAATTACCTTGGCTGAGTGTCAATCGCTCCTCTGAATCCCATTTAAATCCAGATGTAGATATATTATTTTGCTCCTCATCAGCCCATAATATAGATAACGCTTCACCTGCAATCAAATTACCTTTGATATTTCCTCGAATACAGACAAAGTTATCCGAGTGGGGATAGCCATAATAGCCATCAAAGCGATGTCCATTTTTGTGAAAATTGGCACAAACACCTGCACCATCTCGCCAATCTTGAGGATCAGGTTGGCTACAAAACTGGTAGTTGCCATCTGCTAAATTTGCAATATTAACTTTTTTCTCTGATACCCAAAAGTGGGAATTTAACTGAAATAGTCTTTGCGGTTCTTTAACTTGCTGATGAAAAACTAGCCCACTGCTTAACAAAGCGGTAAAGATTACCAGCTTTTGTGTGAGATTGCTTCTGTTTAGCATAATCTCATCCCAACTTCACAGAAATTGGGGCAATAGGGATAATTGAGATGGAGTTGAGTTATTTCTAAATGGCGGGAGCTGCGGAAATTATCAATAGTACAAGCAGCATTAAAACTAGCATACTGATTTTGAAAATCAGGTAAGTATTGGGGTCATATATAGGAAAATCGTGAGTCATTGTACACCTCCGTTTGTAGCTTCTATCAAGTCTGATGAGGTATGGAACAAATTCATAGAAGCAGAATTTAATTGTCAATCTAGCCTCACTGCTTCTATATTTTTATTGTCTCTCAAAGATAGATACACGTCTGGGAAGTTAAAGTTTAGGTAACATTTTTTAGTAAGAGTTTAAACTTAGCCTTGAGTAACTTACTGGGGGCTTATCAGTATAGTTAAATATTTTTGTGTTATAGAATACTGAATATTAGTAGAGATTCGCTGATTATCACTGATATTATGGGTGAAACGTCTGGAAATTTGAGTGCGCCCATCACACCAACAAGAAAGACTGACACAGCCAATTGAATTTGCTTTGTAACTCTGCCTTAATCTATTCTGATCAGAATATGAACAAACATTAAGACAAGTAACACGCGCAAAGACATGATACCAATATTAGCCGAAAGCTTAACTGAAATTTTGACTAGAGTAAAGATTGATTCAGTCCTAGTAAATACCTGCTGGCAGTTTGCAATTTGGGGATTTGTCTCCCTACTACTAGCAGAGATATTGAGAGACAGCTACCATGCCTTGTGTCACCAAGTCAATTGGCTTAGTAAATGGCACAACAAGCATCATGCAGCATATCGCCGGGATTTGTCGATAGTTTCGCTCAAAGCTTACCAAGAGTCCCAACTTTATCACGATATTTTAGAATCAAGCCTATTAGTAGTCCTATTAACGATAATTGCCTTATTTGTCCAACAAATCGGCTTGTGGCTGGGAGTAGCCTATGCTTGCACATTCTTGTTTGGCGCATCCCTGAGATATTTCCAAGGAACAATCGACACAGATTATAATCACCTACCAGGCCCATTAGAGGCAATTCCTTCTGTTTGGTGGGTAAATCGGTCTTACCATTGGCGGCACCATTTTGATGATGTTGACGCTTATTATAGCGGTGTATTTTCCTTAGTAGATAAGATTTTGGGAACAGGACTATCTCTCAAGGGTAAAACTGTTGCGCTGACTGGTGCGTCTGGTGCTTTAGGCCAAGCATTGACGGCGCAATTGCTTCAGCAGAATGCAAAAGTTGTGGCCTTAACCACTAATCCAGATAAATTACCAACCGATGGTAGTTTTAAAGTCATCGCTTGGGAGTTAGGTAATGAAGCCGAACTCAAAGCCAGTTTAGAAAAAGTAGATATTTTGATTATCAACCACGGAATTAATGTTTACACCAGTCGCACACCAGAAGCAATTAACTCTTCTTATGAAGTAAATGCTTTTTCTGCATTGCGGCTGATGGATATATTCTTAACCACAGTGAAGGGGCCACAAGCAAAAGCAACCAAAGAAATTTGGGTAAATACTTCCGAGGCGGAAGCCTCTCCTGCACTGAGTCCGCTTTATGAACTCAGCAAACGTACATTAGGAAATCTTGTGACTCTCAAGCGCTTGGATGGGGACTGTATAATTCGCAAATTAATTCTTGGCCCCTTTAAAAGTCAACTCAATCCCTATGGAGTGATGTCACCACAGCAAGTAGCTCGTGCAATTTTGTTTTTGGCGCGCCGAGATTTCCGCAATATTATCGTGACGATTAATCCTCTGACTTATGTGTTGTTTCCGTTAAAAGAAATCAGTACGTGGTTGTACTACAAACTTTTTAGCAAGACGGCTAAAAATTAAAATTTGGCATCTTAATTTTTAACTCATGAGAAACAGGAACCCCGAAATCTTCAAATCGGGGTTTTGAATGATTCTTAATCAAAAAATAAATTGAATTTAAACAATTCATTCAATTTGGTTATCCGACTCAAATTAATATTGATTACAACAGTCAAATAGCTGATGAAGAATTATTTCTCACAATTGAGAATTTTGAAGTAATTCCATAAGTGTGAGGATTGTTTCGTCTTAATTCGTCTTTATGGTATTTGATAGCAATTTGTTGTAAAGTAATGCAAGCATTAATAGCCATGAGTCAATTGGTAGAATAATTCACCTGAAAATTTTATGGCAGAACCAATTCGCATTCTTTTACAAACAACGATCGCCTCAACTGAAGATGACTGGAGTATCTTTCGTTTTTCTCTATTGCAGGATTATTTAAAATCTATTCAAGATAAATCAGGAAAACCGTTATTTACAGTTTTATCACGTGATCGCTCCTCTGATGCCGACGGGAATGACCCTATTTTAGGGACACTAGACCAGTCAGACTTTGATGAACTCTGGCTATTTGCTCTAGATACTGGTGATGGTTTAACAGACAAAGATATTGCTGGAATTAACGCTTTCAGAAAACGGGGTGGTGGAATCCTCACAACACGAGACCATCAAGATATGGGCTGCTCTATGTGCGGTTTAATTGATATTGGTGATGTTCATTATTTTAATACCAAAAACCCAGATCCTGACGATTCACGTTGGAGCCGTGATGATCCACATACAACGTATATTTCCTGGCCTAACTACCATTCTGGAGCTAATGGAGATTATCAAAAAATCACTCCTGTAGAACCAGTTCATGAACTCTTATATAACCCTCATTCACCTTCTGGCTTGATTGAATTTTTCCCATCTCATCCCCATGAAGGTGGTATTGGAGTCAACCCAAATAATTTAAATTCTCAAGTTATTGCATTAGGAAAGAGTCTAATTACTCACCGCAACTTCAACCTGATTGTCGCAACTGAACACTATACAGACAAAGAGCAAAATCGACTGGGTAGGGCAATCGCTACTTCCAGTTTTCATCATTTTGTTGATTACAATTGGGACACAGAAAAAGGTTGCCCTTCTTTTGTCGATGAACCGCCAGGAAATGGCATGAAGTTAGAACCTCGTGCTTTAGAAGATATTCAAGCTTTTGTACGTAATGCTGCTTTATGGCTAGCCAGATAAATTTTTATTCTTAGCTTTGTAGTAAGCACTTTAGTGCTGAAAAAAACTTGAATTTGATGTAACCTCACCCCT comes from the Nostoc sp. PCC 7120 = FACHB-418 genome and includes:
- a CDS encoding bifunctional sterol desaturase/short chain dehydrogenase; the protein is MIPILAESLTEILTRVKIDSVLVNTCWQFAIWGFVSLLLAEILRDSYHALCHQVNWLSKWHNKHHAAYRRDLSIVSLKAYQESQLYHDILESSLLVVLLTIIALFVQQIGLWLGVAYACTFLFGASLRYFQGTIDTDYNHLPGPLEAIPSVWWVNRSYHWRHHFDDVDAYYSGVFSLVDKILGTGLSLKGKTVALTGASGALGQALTAQLLQQNAKVVALTTNPDKLPTDGSFKVIAWELGNEAELKASLEKVDILIINHGINVYTSRTPEAINSSYEVNAFSALRLMDIFLTTVKGPQAKATKEIWVNTSEAEASPALSPLYELSKRTLGNLVTLKRLDGDCIIRKLILGPFKSQLNPYGVMSPQQVARAILFLARRDFRNIIVTINPLTYVLFPLKEISTWLYYKLFSKTAKN